CAGTCCTCGGGGTCTCGGTCGGTCGGCGGCCGGTCAGCGGCCGTCGGCGGCCTCGACGGACCGCCAGAGCGTCTCGTACCACGGGGGCCGGCGGGGCGGGCCGGCGCTCTCCGGCCGCTCACCGGCGCCGTCGCCGTCGAGCACGACGTAGCACTTCTCGCCCGGCATGCAGTAGTGCAGCCGCCGCCGGGCCTCCCGCTTGATGTACGACTCGTCGGCCAGCCGCCGCTTGTGCGCCTCGAGCCGTTCCACCTGCTGCTGGGCGACGCGCTCCCGGTGGCGCAGCTCGGCGATCTCCTGGCGCTGGGCGATGTACTCCCGCACCGGATAGGCCAGCGTCAGCGCGATGGCGCACACCACCAGCGCCAGAATGGCCGCCCGGCTGGTCAGATGGCCTCGGGACGGCCTGCCGGAGGGCTCTCCGGCAGGCCGTGCGCCCTGCGAGGTGCCCGGCACGGCGGGCCGGTCAGCCGTTCCAGCGGAAGCGCGGGAACGCCTCGGCGCCGGCGTAGCGGGCGGCGTCGCCGAGCAGCTCCTCGATCCGCAGGAGCTGGTTGTACTTGGCGACCCGGTCGCTGCGGGCGGGGGCGCCGGTCTTGATCTGGCCGCAGTTGGCGGCCACCGCCAGGTCGGCGATGGTGGTGTCCTCGGTCTCGCCGGACCGGTGGCTCATCATGCAGCGGTAGCCGTTGGTCTGCGCCAGCGTCACCGCGTCGAGGGTCTCGGTGAGGGTGCCGATCTGGTTGACCTTGACCAGCAGCGCGTTGGCGGTGTCGGTGTCGACGCCGCGGCGGAGCCGTTCGGGGTTGGTGACGAACAGGTCGTCGCCGACCAACTGCACCGTGTCGCCCAGCCCGCCGGTGAGGGCGCGCCAGCCGTCCCAGTCCTCCTCGTCCAGCGGGTCCTCGATGGAGACCAGCGGGTACGCGCCGACCAGCTCGCCGTAGTAGGCGGCCATCTCCTCGGCGCTGCGCTTGCCGCCCTCGAAGGCGTACGCGCCGTCGGCGTGGAACTCGGTGGCGGCCACGTCGAGGGCGAGCGCGATGTCGGTGCCGGGGGCGAACCCGGCCCGGCCGATCGCCTCCATGATCAGGTCGAGGGCCTCGCGGTTGCTGGGCAGCTCGGGGGCGAAGCCGCCCTCGTCGCCCAGCCCGGTGGCCAGGCCGCGGCCCTTGAGCACGGCCTTGAGCGCGTGGTAGATCTCCGCGCCCCAGCGGAGCGCGTCCCGGAAGGTCGGCGCGCCGATCGGGGCGATCATGAACTCCTGGATGTCCACGCTGGTGTCGGCGTGGGCGCCGCCGTTGAGGATGTTCATCATCGGCACCGGCAGCAGGTGCGCGTTGGGCCCGCCGACGTAGCGGAACAGCGGCAGGTCGGCGGAGGAGGCGGCGGCCTTGGCGACCGCCAGCGACACGCCCAGCAGGGCGTTGGCGCCGAGCTTGGACTTGTCGGGGGTGCCGTCGAGGTCGATCAGGGCCTGGTCGAGCAGCCGCTGGTCGCTGGCGAGGAAGCCGACGAGGGCCTCGTCGATCTCGTTGTTGACGGCCTTGACGGCCTTCTCCACACCCTTG
The DNA window shown above is from Thermomonospora umbrina and carries:
- a CDS encoding FtsB family cell division protein, with translation MPGTSQGARPAGEPSGRPSRGHLTSRAAILALVVCAIALTLAYPVREYIAQRQEIAELRHRERVAQQQVERLEAHKRRLADESYIKREARRRLHYCMPGEKCYVVLDGDGAGERPESAGPPRRPPWYETLWRSVEAADGR
- the eno gene encoding phosphopyruvate hydratase; its protein translation is MSSIEAVFAREILDSRGNPTVEVEVLLDDGTEARAAVPSGASTGRFEAVELRDGGERYGGKGVEKAVKAVNNEIDEALVGFLASDQRLLDQALIDLDGTPDKSKLGANALLGVSLAVAKAAASSADLPLFRYVGGPNAHLLPVPMMNILNGGAHADTSVDIQEFMIAPIGAPTFRDALRWGAEIYHALKAVLKGRGLATGLGDEGGFAPELPSNREALDLIMEAIGRAGFAPGTDIALALDVAATEFHADGAYAFEGGKRSAEEMAAYYGELVGAYPLVSIEDPLDEEDWDGWRALTGGLGDTVQLVGDDLFVTNPERLRRGVDTDTANALLVKVNQIGTLTETLDAVTLAQTNGYRCMMSHRSGETEDTTIADLAVAANCGQIKTGAPARSDRVAKYNQLLRIEELLGDAARYAGAEAFPRFRWNG